Within Haematobia irritans isolate KBUSLIRL chromosome 2, ASM5000362v1, whole genome shotgun sequence, the genomic segment ttttatatttctatattaattaattaaaaaaagtaaccgtgaaaacaagctggttttcagcttgaaaactgaacatagtactcagcttaaaggtgggtattatgttcgagttttttcactaaagtgaaaactaaatcagtaaaaaaagggataaaattatacatatttgtggcagattttattataacttgatggggaatagctcaaagcaagttttcacaaagtttgtattccttaaaaagtattattaaagaaaagtaatcgtgaaaaaatggcgattttagcggctaaacttgaacttaatactcaccttaaagtgtGAAATAGTGGTTTCTAGATCTAATTTCATTTTACAATTTATAGTTGTATTCTTTACAATAGGTTATTTCATAATTCAATTCATGGAAATTCGGGAAAAACTGTATTGAAATGTGTAACTCCAATCAACATCCTCCGGGCCTTGGCCTGAAAGGGCCGTTGCAATGCTTCCATTGCTGTTCGAAGCATTTGACGGCTTAAAGATAACCTCAGTGCTCGGCTTTTGTCCTTTCTCTCGCGGACAAGTCGGTTGTGCTGTCTATCAATGGAGATTCTTTTCATCTTCTCCGTATTCAGCCGGTTTCTTCTCCTCCTGATATCCTCCTTCTCCCTAAACAGTTGAGCACGACGACGATTAATCAGGTCCCTAATGTCGGATGAAACGCGTCCTTTCTCAATTTCTTCCAGTGTGACTCGGGGCAAAGGTGCAATATGCAGCATCGTATGATGTTCCGCTCCACATTTTCTACATGCTGTTTCGTATGTCTATTCATAAGTCCGATGGCAGCGGGCAAGACAGTTGAGGCAATAACCTAACCTTTCCACCTCTCGTCGACGTTCAAAAATTTCCGGCAGACTCGAAGTGAATGAAAACCTTCACATACAAGACATTGGTGGACGCTACTGGGAGCCCtgtgagaacaaaaaaaaaaaaagaaaaatgtttaaaaaaaacggTCGGCCTTTCTGTGGGGAGTAGTTTTCTCGACTTGA encodes:
- the LOC142225521 gene encoding uncharacterized protein LOC142225521; amino-acid sequence: MLHIAPLPRVTLEEIEKGRVSSDIRDLINRRRAQLFREKEDIRRRRNRLNTEKMKRISIDRQHNRLVRERKDKSRALRLSLSRQMLRTAMEALQRPFQAKARRMLIGVTHFNTVFPEFP